A portion of the Cryptomeria japonica chromosome 5, Sugi_1.0, whole genome shotgun sequence genome contains these proteins:
- the LOC131042020 gene encoding trihelix transcription factor ENAP2 produces the protein MGNLDSMEKQQNGNHLLQQQQQQQQNHAQISLQQAQHQQLQQSYTRVGENGVSKTPDRIKRDEWSEGAVGTLLDAYESKWLFRNRAKLKGNDWEDVAKQVSSRSSGAKSMKTQSQCKNKIESMKKRYRAEATSTCNPGSGPSSWPFFARMDGFLRCPALPQSKPGMAFLDTGGQPVLTDLGLQGLPKVEIGDSDLVIKKAQDMRSNLGEFIEGNRDLIVVEAEGQMQDSNQEDGSNTLPNRKESAAVDSDTSTPRSKIANAGEGSGKGHSSKRRKNSTSEVAESIRSFADSILKLEQAKMEMYKDSERLRAETEVRRGEMELKRTEIIAKTQLQIARLLSGKKGKQKLADTNVALKSALAATSSPQPDATARGLQG, from the coding sequence ATGGGAAACTTGGATTCAATGGAAAAACAGCAGAATGGAAACCATCTACTTCAGCAGCAACAGCAACAACAGCAGAATCATGCTCAAATCTCACTACAACAGGCCCAGCATCAACAGTTACAGCAGTCATATACAAGGGTAggagaaaatggtgtctcaaagaCCCCTGATAGGATTAAAAGAGATGAATGGAGTGAAGGAGCTGTTGGTACTCTTCTGGATGCTTATGAGTCCAAATGGCTTTTTAGGAATCGAGCAAAGCTCAAAGGAAATGACTGGGAGGATGTTGCAAAACAGGTTTCTTCTCGTAGTTCAGGAGCTAAGTCAATGAAGACTCAGTcacaatgcaaaaacaaaattgagTCTATGAAGAAACGATATAGAGCCGAGGCTACTAGTACTTGCAATCCTGGCTCAGGACCTTCTTCTTGGCCCTTCTTTGCCCGGATGGATGGATTTTTAAGATGCCCTGCATTGCCCCAGTCCAAGCCTGGCATGGCATTTCTTGATACAGGTGGGCAACCTGTCCTCACTGATTTGGGATTACAAGGTTTGCCAAAGGTGGAAATTGGAGACTCAGACCTAGTTATTAAGAAAGCACAAGACATGCGATCTAATCTGGGTGAATTCATAGAAGGAAATCGAGATCTGATTGTGGTGGAAGCAGAGGGGCAAATGCAGGACAGCAACCAGGAAGATGGATCTAACACTTTGCCAAACAGAAAGGAGAGTGCAGCAGTGGATAGTGACACTAGTACCCCTCGAAGCAAAATTGCAAATGCAGGAGAGGGTTCAGGAAAGGGCCACTCATCCAAACGTAGGAAGAATTCAACCAGCGAAGTAGCAGAAAGTATAAGATCTTTTGCTGATTCGATCCTCAAGCTTGAGCAGGCAAAGATGGAAATGTACAAGGACTCAGAACGATTAAGGGCTGAGACAGAAGTTAGGAGAGGTGAGATGGAACTTAAGCGCACAGAGATCATAGCTAAAACTCAATTACAGATAGCAAGATTATTATCAGGAAAAAAGGGCAAACAAAAGCTTGCTGATACAAATGTAGCCTTGAAGTCAGCACTTGCTGCAACATCCTCACCTCAACCAGATGCTACTGCTCGAGGCCTACAGGGATGA